In Populus alba chromosome 1, ASM523922v2, whole genome shotgun sequence, a single window of DNA contains:
- the LOC118063406 gene encoding V-type proton ATPase subunit D has protein sequence MSGSGQRLNVVPTVTVLGVVKARLVGATRGHALLKKKSDALTVQFRQILKKIVSTKESMGDKMKASSFALTEAKYVAGENMKHTVLENVQTATLKVRSRQENVAGVKLPKFDYFHEGETKNDLTGLARGGQQVQACRAAYVKAIEVLVELASLQTSFMTLDTAIKTTNRRVNALENVVKPRLENTITYIKGELDELEREDFFRLKKIQGFKKREIERQLAAARQFAEGQVAEKVSLQKGISLNSAQNMLSASEKDEDIIF, from the coding sequence ATGTCAGGTTCAGGCCAGCGCTTGAATGTGGTTCCTACTGTTACAGTGCTTGGAGTTGTGAAAGCTCGCCTTGTTGGTGCTACAAGAGGTCATGCTCTTCTCAAGAAGAAGAGTGATGCTTTAACTGTGCAGTTCCGGCAGATTCTCAAGAAGATTGTCTCTACAAAAGAATCAATGGGAGATAAAATGAAAGCCTCCTCGTTTGCTTTAACTGAAGCAAAGTATGTCGCTGGTGAGAACATGAAGCATACTGTCCTTGAGAATGTCCAAACTGCAACTCTTAAAGTCCGATCTCGGCAAGAGAATGTTGCTGGTGTTAAGCTTCCTAAGTTCGACTATTTCCATGAAGGTGAGACTAAGAATGATCTCACTGGATTGGCAAGAGGTGGCCAACAGGTTCAGGCCTGTCGTGCTGCTTATGTGAAAGCTATTGAGGTTCTTGTTGAGCTTGCTTCACTTCAGACATCATTCATGACGCTTGATACGGCTATCAAGACCACAAATCGTAGGGTCAATGCACTGGAGAATGTTGTGAAGCCAAGATTGGAGAATACTATAACCTACATCAAGGGGGAGTTGGATGAGCTTGAAAGAGAAGATTTCTTCAGATTGAAGAAGATACAGGGTTTCAAGAAGAGGGAAATTGAGAGACAGCTCGCTGCTGCCAGGCAGTTTGCCGAGGGACAGGTTGCTGAGAAAGTTTCCTTGCAGAAAGGGATTTCATTAAATTCAGCTCAAAACATGCTGTCTGCTTCAGAGAAGGATGAGGATATAATTTTCTGA